In a single window of the Streptomyces sp. HUAS ZL42 genome:
- a CDS encoding glycoside hydrolase family 43 protein, translating to MSVLRARLTVMLLAVCLLFTGQALTTAQRAAAADPGYLMVHFTGDSATGQMLYLAHSTDGLHWSDLNGGAPVLNSKIGTKGVRDPALVRSPDGSKYWIIATDLCVRCGSTYTNGSPNFVVWESTDLVTWSKPWLLGAAGLIPGGKNAWAPEAIFNPETNDYVLYWATNASVNGIFKYRIYAARTKDFRTITTPQIWIDPPGSTPVVDTQMTEVPAGTGPYRYLRVSGDGQNNVEGSNSILGTWTNLGNLSSIGLTGNVVEGPVWMKFRDRDEWALYIDYNNPQGVREYRPILTTNPFDVSTYRPQDATSYDMGGTPKRHGAIMTLTAAEESRVLARWPNTPAQRLQSFNFQDRYVRHIDFDVRIDPNVSPVEDSQFRIRPGLAGTGTVSFESVNYPGYFLRHARYDFQLALYDGSSQFAADATFRKADGLADATWSSFQSYNFPDRYIRHYAYQLRLDPITTATARSDATFRVTN from the coding sequence ATGTCTGTGCTCCGCGCCCGGCTGACGGTGATGTTGCTCGCCGTCTGCCTCCTCTTCACGGGCCAAGCCCTCACCACAGCCCAGCGGGCGGCCGCCGCCGACCCCGGCTACCTGATGGTGCACTTCACCGGCGACTCCGCGACCGGTCAGATGCTGTACCTCGCGCACAGCACGGACGGCCTGCACTGGAGTGACCTCAACGGCGGAGCGCCGGTCCTGAACTCCAAGATCGGCACGAAGGGGGTGCGCGACCCCGCACTGGTGCGCTCTCCCGACGGCAGCAAGTACTGGATCATCGCGACCGATCTGTGCGTCCGATGCGGCTCGACGTACACCAACGGCAGCCCCAACTTCGTGGTGTGGGAGTCGACCGACCTGGTGACCTGGTCGAAGCCGTGGCTGCTCGGCGCCGCCGGACTGATCCCCGGCGGAAAGAACGCGTGGGCGCCGGAGGCGATCTTCAACCCCGAGACCAACGACTACGTCCTGTACTGGGCGACGAACGCCTCGGTGAACGGCATCTTCAAATACCGCATCTACGCCGCCCGCACCAAGGACTTCCGCACCATCACCACCCCGCAGATCTGGATCGACCCGCCCGGCAGCACCCCGGTCGTCGACACCCAGATGACCGAGGTGCCCGCAGGCACCGGCCCCTACCGCTACCTGCGGGTCTCCGGCGACGGCCAGAACAACGTCGAGGGCAGCAACTCGATCCTCGGGACGTGGACCAACCTCGGCAACCTCTCCAGCATCGGCCTCACCGGCAACGTGGTCGAAGGCCCGGTCTGGATGAAGTTCAGGGACCGCGACGAGTGGGCCCTCTACATCGACTACAACAACCCCCAAGGCGTACGCGAGTACAGGCCGATCCTGACGACCAACCCGTTCGACGTCAGCACCTACCGGCCGCAGGATGCGACCAGCTACGACATGGGCGGCACCCCCAAGCGCCACGGCGCGATCATGACCCTCACGGCCGCCGAGGAGAGCCGCGTGCTCGCCCGCTGGCCCAACACCCCGGCGCAGCGGCTCCAGTCGTTCAACTTCCAGGACCGGTACGTGCGCCACATCGACTTCGACGTGCGCATCGACCCGAACGTCAGCCCCGTCGAGGACTCCCAGTTCCGGATCAGGCCCGGCCTGGCGGGCACCGGCACCGTCTCCTTCGAGTCGGTGAACTACCCCGGCTACTTCCTGCGCCACGCCAGGTACGACTTCCAGCTCGCCCTCTACGACGGCAGCAGCCAGTTCGCCGCGGACGCCACCTTCCGGAAGGCCGACGGCCTCGCCGACGCCACCTGGTCGTCGTTCCAGTCGTACAACTTCCCCGACCGCTACATCCGCCACTACGCCTACCAGCTGCGCCTCGACCCGATCACCACCGCGACAGCCCGCAGTGACGCCACCTTCCGTGTGACCAACTGA